The following proteins are co-located in the Halictus rubicundus isolate RS-2024b chromosome 1, iyHalRubi1_principal, whole genome shotgun sequence genome:
- the LOC143353172 gene encoding bridging integrator 3 homolog encodes MTWNPLKRNHLTQRPTPAQPLISHTEDRDLDVAVQRLIYVEDTIRKLTKEMKKYVEAVTNLDRADQRLTLNLTTCGLGHLSDEFRKVLEDYHSVTTQVGKTVQDMAVLCQKTFIEPLKKLRDEFALIAAAIAKREELVNNWKYSYNRLKKLQEKKDRTGSHIAKLGRERKAEEIAAKELKLVHAQLLVELPSFLDKRLEYIKPSVHALIMIQLDYYGSTTKLFTQLMPIPNVSGSPSSAMIPEQDYQQSIAVQMNRIKALTIVKNP; translated from the exons ATGACGTG GAATCCTTTAAAGAGGAATCATTTGACCCAGAGACCTACTCCAGCACAGCCTCTGATATCCCATACAGAAGACAGGGACCTCGATGTTGCTGTTCAAAGACTCATTTA TGTCGAGGATACTATCAGGAAATTGACAAAAGAAATGAAGAAGTACGTAGAGGCTGTTACGAATTTGGATCGAGCTGATCAAAGACTAACATTGAATCTGACAACTTGTGGCTTGGGTCATCTCAGCGATGAGTTCAGGAAGGTCTTGGAAGACTATCACTCTGTAACGACACAG GTAGGAAAGACCGTGCAAGATATGGCAGTCCTCTGTCAGAAAACTTTCATAGAACCTTTGAAGAAGTTACGGGACGAGTTTGCTCTAATAGCTGCTGCGATAGCCAAGCGCGAAGAACTGGTAAACAATTGGAAATACTCTTACAACCGACTGAAAAAGTTGCAAGAGAAGAAAGACAGAACTGGTAGTCACATCGCGAAGCTAGGGAGGGAACGCAAGGCAGAGGAAATCGCTGCGAAAGAATTGAAGCTCGTCCACGCTCAACTGCTCGTCGAATTGCCTTCGTTTCTGGACAAGAGATTAGAATACATTAAGCCTAGTGTACACGCTTTGATTATGATACAGTTGGATTATTATGGAAGCACGACCAAGTTGTTCACACAATTAATGCCAATTCCAAACGTTTCGGGATCGCCGTCCAGTGCTATGATACCCGAGCAGGACTACCAGCAATCGATCGCTGTTCAAATGAACAGAATAAAAGCGCTCACTATCGTGAAGAATCCGTGA